TTGTTTAGAGTGGTGCAAATATACGACTTATTTAGATATCTCCAAATTTTTTTCTAAAAAATCTCCCACAACAAAGTTACTTCCGCCAATAAAAATCATTTCTTCTTTTGTACATTGTTCTTTTGCAGATAGATACGCTTCCTGTACAGAATCAAAAATTTTATAAAAAATTTTTGATTCTTGGAGTAGGTTTTCATAATCTTCGGGGTGTCTTCCCCTGTTGATGGATGGTTTAGCAAAATAAAACTCAGAATTTTTAGGAAGCAATCCCATCACTTCATCTATATTTTTGTCATTTACAAACCCTAAAATAACATGCTTATGCTTATCAATAGAATTTAATTGTGAAAAAACATACTCAAGGCCTGCCTGATTGTGTCCCGTATCACAAATGGTAAGAGGATCTTTTGAAAATTCAAACCAGCGACCAATGAATCCCGTATTTTTATGAACATTCAGTAAACCATTTTCCAAATCCTTGTCTGTAATGTTTACATGTAGTTTTCTTAATTCTTGAACAATTGCAAGGACGACACGGATGTTTTTTCGCTGATAATTTCCTTTCAAATCAGAACTAAGATCTGTATTAAGTAGAGTAGCATCTATAAAATGTGCCTGTTCAGCAGTAGCTTTTTTCCTGATGATATCTTTTACAACCTCAGTTTCATCTCCTGAAATAATGGGGGTATTATGTTTAATGATACCCGCTTTCTCTGCTGCAATTTCCTCAATGGTATCTCCCAATATGTTTTGATGATCAAGCTGAACGTTCGTTATTGCAGAAATCAAGGGGGTTATGATGTTTGTTGAGTCCAGTCTTCCGCCTAGGCCAACCTCAATAATGGCAAAATCCACTTGTTGCTGATAAAAATACTCAAAAGCCATGATGGTTGTAAATTCAAAAAAAGAAGGACGGATCTCTTCCGGAATGTTTTTAAGCTTTTGAACAAAGTCAAAGACAAATTCCTTATTGCAGTTTTTTCCATTCACTTTAATTCGCTCAGTAAAATCTATAAGGTGAGGAGAATTATACAAACCTACTTTATAGCCCGCTTCCTGAAGAACTGAAGCCAGCATATTACTTGAAGACCCCTTTCCGTTGGTTCCACCTACATGAATACACTTGATTTTCTCCTGAGGATTTCCAAAGAAAGCACAAAGCTTGGTAATATTATCTAGTCCTGGTTTGTAGGCTTTTTGTCCATCTATCTGATAGTTGGGCATCTGTACAAAAAGCCAATCAATAGCTGCTTGGTATTGTTCATTTGTCATGCTACAAAATTCTCAAAAGTTTTATGAAAATGAAACAATTTTTTTCAATCTGTAACTTTTTTATATTTACTTCGTCTAATAGGGAAAAATCTTAGTATGAAATCGCTGTGATTTGTAAGGATAATTACCGATAAAAATAATACGATTCCATACGACCATTAAAAACAAATAAACATCTACATAATATGAAAAAAGTTTGGATTATCGTTTTTGGACTAAGTTGTCTGGGGCTAAGTGCTCAGAAGAAATGGTCCTTAAAAGAATGCGTAAGCTATGCAGTGGAGCATAATCTTCAGGTTATCCAAAATCAATATACCAAGCAAAACCAAGAATACAACCTTAAAGCAGCTAAAAAAGATTATTTGCCTTCTGTATCGGGGAGTATGATGAATGGTGTGAGCTTTGGACAAGGATCATTAGGAGCAGGAAGTTATAGAAACGATAGATTCAATAACAGTGTTGGGGTAAGTGCTGATGTTTTGGTTTACAATAATGGAAGATTAGAGAAGAATGTAAGAAAGCTCCAGTTTGATGTAGAGGCAAGCCAATACGATATTGAAGCAATCAAAAATGATATTTCTGTACAAATTGCCCAGCAATATTTAACTGCTTTATTAAACAAAGAAATTGTTAAGATTTCTCAAAGTGCTGTAGAAAATGCTAAAAAGCAATATGACAGAGCAAAAATAACAACCCAGGTTGGAACTACTGCTCAGACGGTGCTGGCAGAATCTGAAGCAGCATTAGCCAGAGAAAAACAAAATCTTAAAACGGCAGAAGTTAACGTAGGAAGAGCTTTGTTCGCTATTGCTCAACTTTTACAGCTTGAAGACTATAAGGATTTTGATGTGGAAAATGTAGATGTTTCTGACGTATTAGAGTCACAGCTGGTAACCGTTGACGAGGTTCTTACAAAAGCTTATGATTTGCAGCCACAAATAAAAGCAGCCGAAAGCAGAATAAGATCTGCCGAAGCACAAACCGAGATAAGTAAAACGGCATTTTGGCCTACATTAACTGCTAGTGCTGGTCTTAATACATTCTACAATAAATCATTTAATGTTCCACCAGGTATTGTGCAGGGAACTTTTTTTGAGCAATATAATGATCAGTTTGGGCAAAGTGTAGCGCTGTCACTTAATATTCCTATCTTCAATAAAGGAAAGACAAAATTACAGGTTGAGCAGTCTAAGTTAAATGAAAGCGTTAGTAAAATTGCCCTTGAACAGCAGAAACAAACGGTAAGACAAAACATACAGAAAGCTCAGTTTGATGCTGATGCCAATTATGAAACATATCTTGCTGCAGTAGAAGCAGAAAAGAGCTCTAGGCTGGCTCTAGATTTTGCTGATAAAAGCTATGCTGCAGGAAAAACAACCATTTACGATGTTAACGTTGCAAGAAATAATTATGCAAATGCACAGGGATCAGTAGCCCAGGCCAAATATAATTATCTTTTCAGTCTTAAATTATTGAATTTCTATGCGGGAATTCCATTAAGTTTGTAAAATGCCTATTCAATCATTAGAAAAATATTTACCACAAAATACACTTAAATATTTAAGAATTTGGTTTTCAGACTACTATATTCATATAAAGGTCACTAGGAACAGAAATTCTAAACTGGGAGATTATAGAAAACTTCCAGATAATTCTCATGAAATTACGGTAAACTCAACGCTTACCCCACCACTTTTTTTCTTTGTGCTTACCCATGAGCTGGCCCATTTAATTGCTTTTGAAAAGTATGGAAGAAGAATTTCTCCCCATGGTAATGAGTGGAAAGAAACTTTTAGAAATATGCTTATTGAAAGCCTGGAAGTTTATGAGGAAGATCTGAGGCCCATTATCGTAAAGTTTTCAAAATCACCAAAGGCGAATTTTATGGCTAGCCCTGATCTGGTAAGATATTTTCATACTGAAAAACAAGATGATAGCCTACGTTTTATTGAAGAGCTTCAGAAAGGTGAATTTTTTATATATCGCAACGAAAAGTATTTATTAGAAGGTCTGATTAAAAAAAACTATCTTTGTAAGAACCTGGCTACTGGAAGAAAGTATTCTTTTAAGCCGTTAGCAAGGGTAGAAAAATGTAGCTAAGAATGTTAAAATCAGATAGATACTGTGTGATAATGGCAGGAGGGATCGGTAGCCGATTCTGGCCGATGAGTACGCAGAAATTCCCCAAACAGTTTCAGGATATTCTAGGTACCGGACGTACGATGATTCAGCAGACGTATGACAGAATCAGTAAGGTAATTCCTAAGGAGCAGATATTCGTGATTACGAATAAAGAATACGTAGCGCTTTCTCACCAACAGCTTCCGGAACTTCCGGAGGAGAATATTGTGGGGGAACCTTTGATGAAAAATACGGCAGCCTGTAATCTTTACATGGCTAATAAGATTGCTGAAATTAACCCTAATGCCACGATGATTGTTCTTCCGGCAGACCACCTGATCCTGAAAGAAGACGTTTTTCTGGAAAAAGTGGAGCTGGCGTTTGATCTGGCTTCTAAACATGATTACCTGGTTACACTCGGAATTACCCCTACAAGACCCGATACAGGCTATGGATATATTCAATTTGTAGAAAAGAAAAACTCAGAATATTTTAAGGTAAAAACATTTACAGAAAAGCCTATTCTTGAGCTGGCTCAAAGTTTTCTCGAAAGTGGAGATTTTCTTTGGAATGCAGGTATATTTATCTGGAATATGAAAAGTATTCACCATGCATTTGAAACGTATCTTCCCGAAATGACACAGCACTTTATGGCTTGTGAGTATAACTCGGAAAAGGAAAATAACTGCATAGAAACAATTTATCCTAAAGTTCAAAAAATTTCTATTGATAATGGGATTCTGGAAAAAGCTAAAAATGTATATGTAATTCCGTCAGATTTAGGATGGAGCGATCTGGGAACCTGGACCTCTGTGTATGAAAATACAGAAAAAGATAAGGATGGTAATGCTGTGAAATTAAGGCACTTACTTACTTATAACTCAAAGGGGAATATTATCCGTTTAAGAAACAATAACAAGGCTGTTATTATTGACGGGCTTGAAAATTATATTGTAGTTGATACAGACAAGGCGCTTCTGATTTGTCCAAGAGATAACGATCAGCTGATCAAAGACTACGTTCTTGATTTAAAGAACTTCAAGAAAGGCGATAAGTTTATGTAATATTTGGTATCTTTTATGCTGATTTTTAAGCTATGATTAAAATTGCATTCCGATTAACGACTTTTATATGTATGTTTTGGGCAATTCTGGGATATTCTCAGGAGAAGAAGAAATTTTCAAGTATTCCAAATATTCTACAGAGAATAAGTCCCGATGATAAGGTAGATTCTTGGACATTAGTTTACAATAGCTATGGGAAAGGTGAGGAAATAAAGATTTCCGGAGGAAAAATGAGCTATATCCCTCAATTC
This genomic interval from Chryseobacterium joostei contains the following:
- a CDS encoding bifunctional folylpolyglutamate synthase/dihydrofolate synthase, with the translated sequence MTNEQYQAAIDWLFVQMPNYQIDGQKAYKPGLDNITKLCAFFGNPQEKIKCIHVGGTNGKGSSSNMLASVLQEAGYKVGLYNSPHLIDFTERIKVNGKNCNKEFVFDFVQKLKNIPEEIRPSFFEFTTIMAFEYFYQQQVDFAIIEVGLGGRLDSTNIITPLISAITNVQLDHQNILGDTIEEIAAEKAGIIKHNTPIISGDETEVVKDIIRKKATAEQAHFIDATLLNTDLSSDLKGNYQRKNIRVVLAIVQELRKLHVNITDKDLENGLLNVHKNTGFIGRWFEFSKDPLTICDTGHNQAGLEYVFSQLNSIDKHKHVILGFVNDKNIDEVMGLLPKNSEFYFAKPSINRGRHPEDYENLLQESKIFYKIFDSVQEAYLSAKEQCTKEEMIFIGGSNFVVGDFLEKNLEISK
- a CDS encoding TolC family protein encodes the protein MKKVWIIVFGLSCLGLSAQKKWSLKECVSYAVEHNLQVIQNQYTKQNQEYNLKAAKKDYLPSVSGSMMNGVSFGQGSLGAGSYRNDRFNNSVGVSADVLVYNNGRLEKNVRKLQFDVEASQYDIEAIKNDISVQIAQQYLTALLNKEIVKISQSAVENAKKQYDRAKITTQVGTTAQTVLAESEAALAREKQNLKTAEVNVGRALFAIAQLLQLEDYKDFDVENVDVSDVLESQLVTVDEVLTKAYDLQPQIKAAESRIRSAEAQTEISKTAFWPTLTASAGLNTFYNKSFNVPPGIVQGTFFEQYNDQFGQSVALSLNIPIFNKGKTKLQVEQSKLNESVSKIALEQQKQTVRQNIQKAQFDADANYETYLAAVEAEKSSRLALDFADKSYAAGKTTIYDVNVARNNYANAQGSVAQAKYNYLFSLKLLNFYAGIPLSL
- a CDS encoding SprT-like domain-containing protein, producing MPIQSLEKYLPQNTLKYLRIWFSDYYIHIKVTRNRNSKLGDYRKLPDNSHEITVNSTLTPPLFFFVLTHELAHLIAFEKYGRRISPHGNEWKETFRNMLIESLEVYEEDLRPIIVKFSKSPKANFMASPDLVRYFHTEKQDDSLRFIEELQKGEFFIYRNEKYLLEGLIKKNYLCKNLATGRKYSFKPLARVEKCS
- a CDS encoding mannose-1-phosphate guanylyltransferase, translating into MLKSDRYCVIMAGGIGSRFWPMSTQKFPKQFQDILGTGRTMIQQTYDRISKVIPKEQIFVITNKEYVALSHQQLPELPEENIVGEPLMKNTAACNLYMANKIAEINPNATMIVLPADHLILKEDVFLEKVELAFDLASKHDYLVTLGITPTRPDTGYGYIQFVEKKNSEYFKVKTFTEKPILELAQSFLESGDFLWNAGIFIWNMKSIHHAFETYLPEMTQHFMACEYNSEKENNCIETIYPKVQKISIDNGILEKAKNVYVIPSDLGWSDLGTWTSVYENTEKDKDGNAVKLRHLLTYNSKGNIIRLRNNNKAVIIDGLENYIVVDTDKALLICPRDNDQLIKDYVLDLKNFKKGDKFM